In one Desulfomicrobium macestii genomic region, the following are encoded:
- a CDS encoding IS3 family transposase → HHCSFERRSEAQSQIFRYIEGFYNRRRRHSSTGYQAPEEYERLFIKIAV, encoded by the coding sequence GCATCATTGTTCTTTCGAGAGGCGGTCTGAAGCTCAAAGCCAGATATTTCGATATATTGAAGGTTTTTATAATCGTCGGCGCAGGCATTCGTCGACTGGTTACCAAGCGCCTGAGGAATATGAACGGCTGTTTATCAAGATAGCTGTTTAG